The segment GTATCGCTAGAGCATTTTTTAGGTGAGATTATATCTCTGACTCTATCGCTTAGAATTTCAGCACCAGCACCAGGAATGCTGTATAATCCGGCAGTTTTAAGCCTAGATAAGACTTCGCTAATTGAAATTTTAGAAACTCTAGCTATATAGTCTATCTCTACGGCTGAAAAGCCGTGTATATCGATATTTGGGTATTTTGTGGCGATATGAGAGACTAGCTTTTCATACCAATCGATTTTGAGTTTTGGATGGACTCCGCCTTGAAAGAGAATTTGCGTTCCGCCAATCTCTATTAATTCATCAATTTTTTTATCAATCTCATCAAAGCTTAGCAAATAGGCCTCATCTTCATTGACATGTTTGTAAAATGCACAAAATTTACAATCTACCCAACATGTGTTAGTGTAATTGATATTTCTATCTACTATAAAAGTTGTGATTTTATCAGGGTGAAGCTCTAGTTTTTTAGCAAATGCTAACTCGCCAAGCTCTCTTAAATCTGCGGTTTTAATAAGTTTTATAGCATCATCAACACTTAATCTACTCACTGAAATTCCTTAAAAATTTTTAGGCGGTATTGTATCAAAAAGTGGCAAAATTCAAGCTTATTTATATAAATTTAGCTATAATTTTGGTTTTAAATTTATCATTGAGTTAGCTGTGAAAAAGTATTATGTACTATTAAGATATAAGCCAAATTTAAGAGTTTTAAGCTCTATACAATTTATATGTTATTTTGGGATGTGGTTTTCTCATACTGGGATTTTCACGCTTTTGATACAGATGTCAGCTCCTGTGTGGGCGATCACTTTGGCTGCTGCGATGGCATTTATCCCAAATGTGCTTTTGGCTCCTATAAATGGGGTTATAGTGGATAAATTTACCCCTAAAAAATTAATGTTGTTAATGCTATTTATAGAGACGATTACGGTTTTTATGCTTGTTTTTATCGATGATATTTCTTTGCTTTGGTTGCTTTTTGTGATAATTTTTGTTCGTATGGGCGTGGGGGTTGTCTATTTTCAAACTGAGATGAGTCTGCTACCAAATTTAATGAATAAAAAAAATCTTAAATTAGCAAATGAAATTCACTCCATAATCTGGGCTGTATCATATACTGCTGGGATGGGTTTGGCGGGGATTTTTATCCATTATTTTGGGATTAAAGCGTCATTTTTGTTTGATTTTGGATTGTATGTATTTGGTATGATTTTACTTACGCAGCTAAAAGCACCACAAATTATAAAATCAACAACGCAAAATATCTTTAATATGATGAAAGAGGGGTTAGGGTATATAAGGCGTAATGCTATATTAAAGCATATAATATTTTTACACGCATTTGTGGGCGTGACGGCTTATGATAACTTAATAGCTCTTATGGCAAAATATGAGTATAAAGAGATTATGAGTATATCTTTAATAATTGGATTTATGAATATGACAAGGGCGGTTTCGCTAGTGGTGGGGCCAATGATTTTAAGTAAATTTATAAATAATAAAACTCTTATGTGGTTATTTGTGGGGGAATTTTTAGGGATTGGGCTTTGGGCTGTTTTACAATTTAATTACTATTTGGGGCTTATAGGGCTTGTGGCGGCTGGATTTTGTACATCTACTTTGTGGTCTTATACATTTACAATGTTACAAAATAACTGCGATAAGAGATTTTATGGTAGGGTGATAGCATATAAAGATATGGTCTATTATCTGGTATCTGCTACCATATCTTTTATGATTGGAATTTTGTATGAGAGTGGGATAAGCCTAGCTATGATTACGCTTTTGATGGCGTTGATATTTTTGTTTGGGGCGTTTTATTACGCTTATGTTTATAGGCATTATGCCTTTTCATAGTAGGTAGATGATCTATCTGCTATTTTATTGTATAGATCGCAATATGGCACCAAATCGGCATTACCAAAGTAGATTCTCCCATGCGGCTTTAAAATTTTAGCAAATCTCTCAATAGTTAAAAGCCTATAATTTTCATCAAAATATATCATCATATTTCTAGATAAGATTATATCAAACTGTCCAAGAGAAAATAGAGAATCATCAAATATATTTATAGTTTTAAACTCAACCATCGGCATAAGATCTAATCTGATGCGATAATCGGATTGTTCTTTGGTGAAATATAACTCTTTTTGCGCTTCTTTGAGATGCTTGACAGATCGTTCGTTATATATGCCTTCTTTGGATTTTTGGATCATTTCAGAGTTGATATCTATGCCGGTGATTTTAAGATGATATCTATCTATT is part of the Campylobacter lanienae NCTC 13004 genome and harbors:
- a CDS encoding dehypoxanthine futalosine cyclase, with the translated sequence MSRLSVDDAIKLIKTADLRELGELAFAKKLELHPDKITTFIVDRNINYTNTCWVDCKFCAFYKHVNEDEAYLLSFDEIDKKIDELIEIGGTQILFQGGVHPKLKIDWYEKLVSHIATKYPNIDIHGFSAVEIDYIARVSKISISEVLSRLKTAGLYSIPGAGAEILSDRVRDIISPKKCSSDTWLEVHRQAHKIGVKSTATMMFGTVESDEEIVEHLDKIRNLQDETGGFRAFILWSFQSANTKLIQEIPDIKKQSPNRYLRLLALSRLFLDNFANIQSSWVTQGSYIGQLALKFGANDLGSTMMEENVVKAAGASYRMTQNEMIELIKDIGEFPAKRNTNYDILERF
- a CDS encoding MFS transporter encodes the protein MKKYYVLLRYKPNLRVLSSIQFICYFGMWFSHTGIFTLLIQMSAPVWAITLAAAMAFIPNVLLAPINGVIVDKFTPKKLMLLMLFIETITVFMLVFIDDISLLWLLFVIIFVRMGVGVVYFQTEMSLLPNLMNKKNLKLANEIHSIIWAVSYTAGMGLAGIFIHYFGIKASFLFDFGLYVFGMILLTQLKAPQIIKSTTQNIFNMMKEGLGYIRRNAILKHIIFLHAFVGVTAYDNLIALMAKYEYKEIMSISLIIGFMNMTRAVSLVVGPMILSKFINNKTLMWLFVGEFLGIGLWAVLQFNYYLGLIGLVAAGFCTSTLWSYTFTMLQNNCDKRFYGRVIAYKDMVYYLVSATISFMIGILYESGISLAMITLLMALIFLFGAFYYAYVYRHYAFS
- a CDS encoding CheR family methyltransferase yields the protein MNQFECSNNDILDFIELAKKFSGNDLIGKKEIVKNKISNFAKHKNIENMQTLCSKFQFDRALRQELLNLITINETYFMRELNQLNSAIQYANNIAHSGANVKILCAPCSSGEEVYSLGILSKNIGIDRYHLKITGIDINSEMIQKSKEGIYNERSVKHLKEAQKELYFTKEQSDYRIRLDLMPMVEFKTINIFDDSLFSLGQFDIILSRNMMIYFDENYRLLTIERFAKILKPHGRIYFGNADLVPYCDLYNKIADRSSTYYEKA